The Campylobacter sp. CN_NE2 region TTCAAGCAGGTTTTAGAAGGTGTAATGTTTTCATCGAGCATAACCATAGAGAGCAAAGACGAAATGCTAAATTTCTTAGAAAATTTGGTCGAAAACGATTTTATTGATATGAGTTTGCGATATATCGAAGATTTTTCTTGGGTATTTACGGACGATTTGAAATTTAATAAACTTATAGAAAAGATAAAAAACAATGAAAATTCAAATTCAAAATAGCTTTATCACGGACAATTCTAACGAGTGCGAAAATGGTTGCTTTTTTTTGCAAACTTCGGCAAATTCGGCTTTTGTGAATTCGGCGAGCCAAAACGGCGCAAAGATAATTAGCATAGAAAAAGCCAAAGAAATGCTTGGAATCGATGAAAATATCAAAATAGTGGGCATTACAGGCACTAACGGCAAAACGACCACAGCAGCAGCCATTTATTCTACGCTTTTGGATTTGGGCTATAAATGCGCCTTAACGGGGACGCGCGGTGCATTTATAAATGATAAACGCATTGACGAAAAAGGGCTAACCACAAGCTCGGTTATCAAAACGCTTAGTTATTTATATGAAGCCACAAAGCAAAAATGCGAATTTTTGGTAATGGAAGTTAGCTCTCATGCTATCGCGCAAAATCGCATAGAAGGGCTTAAATTTGCTCTTAAAATTTTTACAAATTTAACACAAGATCACCTTGATTATCACAAAACTTTTGAAGAATACGCAAGAGTTAAAAGCAGTTTTTTTGCCGATGAGAGCGTAAAACTTATAAATAAAGATGACAAATTTATAAATTTCAATCTTAAAAACGCTTTTACCTATGGGATAAAAAATCCAGCCACTTTTAGCGTTCTTGCTTACAGCGTTAAAGATAGCATAAACGCTGTTTTAAAAACGCCGTATGGCGAGTGTGAGATAGAAAGCGATTTGGTTGGCGAATTTAATCTTTACAATATCATTTCTGCTTTTTGTGCCGTTAAAATTCTAACAAATTTAGAAAACGAAAAAATCGCAAACGCACTGGCAAATTTCGCAGGTGTCGAAGGTCGCGTTGAAATCGTCAGCAAAAATCCGCTTGTAATCGTTGATTTTGCTCATACGCCTGATGGCATAGAAAAAGTGCTAAATGCGCTAAAAGATAACGAGCTAATTGTTGTTTTTGGTGCAGGTGGCGATCGCGATAGAACAAAACGCCCGTTAATGGGGAAAATCGCCGAAAAATTTGCTAAAATTTGCATTATAACAAGTGATAATCCAAGAAGCGAAAATCCTGATGAAATCATAGAAGAAATTTACGCAGGAATGAGTAAATTTGATAAAATTCTAAAAATCGCAGACAGAAAAGAAGCGATAAAAAAGGCTTTAAGTTTGGCTACAAACGGCGAAGTTGTGGCGATTTTAGGCAAGGGCGATGAAAGCACCCAAGAGATAAAAGGGGTAAAATACCCATTTAGCGACAAAGAGTGCGTTAGGGAAATTTTAAAGGAGATAAAATGACGATAACAATGATGCAAAGCAAAATTCACAGAGCGACCATAACCGATGCGAATTTAAACTATGTCGGCTCGATTACAATCGATAAAAATCTAATGAAAGCTGCAAATTTGCTTGAATTTCAAAAAGTCGATGTGCTTGATATTAACAACGGCGAGAGATTTAGCACATATATCATAAAAGGCGAGAAAAAGGGCGAAATTTGCCTAAACGGCGCAGCCGCAAGGAAAGTTTGCGTTGGAGATCTTGTCATAATCGTAAGTTATGCCGATATGGACGCAAATGAAGCTAAAACGCACAAGCCGACAATCGTGCATGTAAATGAAAAAAATGAAATTGTGGAGTAAATGATGTTTGAAGGGTTTGATTTTTCAAAAATGGGCGAAATGGTCGAAGAAATGCAAAAAAAGGCAAAAGAAATCGAAGAAGCCAATGCAAATAAAGAATACTCGGTCAAATCAGGCGGCGGTTTAGTCGCTATCAAAATCAACGGCAACGGCGAAGTAATGGATTTAAATATCGACGATAGCTTGTTTGAAGACAAAGAGAGTTTGCAAATTTTGCTCATTTCTGCGATGAACGACGCCGTTAAACTCATAGAAAATGAGAAAAAACAAACAGCAGCACAAATGCTAGGGCTTGGGAATTTAGGGAATTTTGGTTTGTAAATTTAAGGTGCAAAAATGAATATTTTAGAGTGTTTCAAGGATTATTTAAAGCAGAATTTAACAAAATGCAAAAGCTATCACCCGTATTTTGAAGAGGCGTTAAATTATATGCTTTTAGCAGGTGGCAAACATTTTCGCGCTCAGCTTCTCTTAGGCGTAGTTAATGCCGTCGATAAGAGCAAATTTAACGATGCAATGGCAGTTGCGATGGCATTAGAGATGATTCACTCATATTCGCTAATACATGATGATTTGCCAAGCATGGATAATGCTGATTTTCGTCGCGGAATTCCTACGATTCATAAAAAATATGACGAAGTTACGGCTATTTTGGTCGGGGACGCGCTAAATTCGGACGCTTTTTTGCGCATAGCAAATGCGAATTTAAGCGATGAAATCAAAGTAAAATGTGTGCGAATTCTAGCCCACAACGCAGGTTCGGCAGGTATGGTGCTGGGCCAAGCGCTTGATTGCTTTTTTGAAAAAACTACGCTCGAACTTGATAAATTAGAATTCTTGCATTTACGAAAAACAGGCGCACTAATCGCAGCTAGTTTGGAGCTTGGTGCGATTATCGCAGGACTTAGTGATGAAAAAGCCAAAGAGCTATATAAAATCGGGCTAAAAATAGGACTAGCTTTTCAAATTCAAGATGATTTAATCGATGCAACCGCAACCAGCGAAGAAGCAGGAAAGCCTGTAAATCACGACGAATTTAAAAATTCATTTGTAAATTTAATCGGCATTGAACGCTCAAAAGCCTACAAAGAAAAAATCATCGCCCAAATAAGCGAAAATTTGCAAAATTATGATGAAAATTTAGTGAATTTAATATCAAATTTAATAGAAAAATATTTAAAAGGATAAATATGCGAAGCAAAATTTCAAACACCATTAAGTTTTTAAGTGCCGATATGATTCAAAAGGCAAACTCAGGGCATCCGGGCACCCCAATGGGGCTAAGCGATGTGATGAGTGTCTTAATGAGTAAAATCAAGCACAATCCAAAAAATCCAAAGTGGCTAAACCGCGATAGAATCGTATTTTCAGGTGGTCATGCAAGTGCTTTGGTGTATAGCTATTTGTATTTAAGTGGATACGACCTTGATTTGGACGATTTAAAGAATTTTAGACAACTCCACTCAAAAACGCCCGGACACCCTGAAATTACCACCGACGGCGTTGAAATCGCAACAGGACCACTTGGTCAAGGCGTAGCAAATGCCGTTGGCTTTGCTATGGCGGCAAAATACGCTGCAAATTTGCTAAATGAAGAAAATAACGAAATAATCGATCATAAAATTTACTGCCTTTGCGGGGACGGCGATTTAGAAGAGGGCATTAGCTACGAAGCCTGTGCGTTAGCCGGTCGCCATAACTTAGACAATTTAGTCATAATTTATGATAGCAACAAAATCACAATCGACGGAAGCACAGACATCGCGTGGGACGAAGATGTTAAGGTGCGTTTTGAAGCGCAAGGTTTTGAAGTGGCGCGCATTGACGGACATAATTTTGATCAAATCGAATTCGTGCTAGATGAAACTAAAAATAAAGAAAAACCATACTTAATCATCGCAAATACGACTATCGGCAAAGGTGCGTTAGAGCTTGAAGGAAGCCATAAAACGCATGGTGCGCCGCTTGGCGAAGATTTGATAAAAAGAGCAAAGGCTGAGCTTAAATTTGACCCTGATAAAACATTTGTGGTTGATGAAGATGTGCTTTTTGAGACACGAAGTGCCGTTGAAAAGGGCGATTTAGAAGAAAAACTTTGGAACGAAAAGGTTGCAAAACTAAGCGATGAAAAGAAAAATTTACTAAATTCGCTTTTAAATCCTGATTTTAGCAAGGTAGCTTTCCCTGATTTTAGCGGTCAAAAGGTCGCCACAAGGGACAGCAACGGCAAAATTTTAAATGCAATCGCTGCGTCTGTGCCAAGTTTCCTAGGCGGAAGTGCCGATTTGGCTGCTTCAAATAAAACTGAGCTTAAAGATATGGGCGATTTTCCAAACGGAAAAAATTTGCACTTTGGAATTCGCGAACACGCAATGGCGGCGATAAATAACGCGATTGCTAGATATGGGCTTTTTGTGCCGTTTTCGGCGACATTTTTCATTTTTAGTGATTATCTAAAATGTGGAGCAAGGCTTGCTGCACTTATGAATTTACGCCATTATTTTATTTTTACACACGATAGTATCGGCGTTGGCGAAGACGGGCCAACACATGAACCTATCGAACAACTAGCAACTTTTAGGTCAATGCCGAATTTCTACACATTTCGCCCAGCGGATGGAAATGAAAATGTGGAGTGCTGGAAGGAAGCCCTAAATTTGGGAAGTCCTTGCGCGTTTGTTTGCTCTCGCCAAGGCTTAGAGTGCTTGCCGAAAGCAGTTTTTGGAAGCGTTAAAGGCGGCGCTTATCTCGTAAAAGAAAGAGAAAACGCTAAAATCACGCTTGTTGCAAGCGGTAGCGAAGTCTCGCTTTGTTTGAAGGCTGCCGATATTTTACAAAGCGAAGATATAGAAGCAAATGTCGTTAGCGCACCTTGTTTTGAGCTTTTGTGTAAGCAAGAAAAGAGCTATTTAGATAGAGTTTTTAACAAAAATACAAAAGTCTTAGCCGTCGAAGCAGCTAGTGGCTTGGAATGGTATAAATTTGCCGATGAAGTGCTTGGCATGAAGAGTTTTGGCGAGAGCGGAAACGCAAACGAGCTGTTTAAGCTCTTTGGTTTTAGCGATGTCAATGTCGCTAAAATAGCAAAAGAGCTTTTAAATTCATAAAAAATTTGGCGTAAATTTGCAAATTTAGCGAATTTACGCTTTTTAAATTTGCTAAATTTATTAAATTTTCACTAAATTTGGCAAATTTCAGATTAAATTTTATCAAATTTGATATTTTTTATTTCATAGACAGGTGTCCGAGTGGTTTAAGGAGCACGCCTGGAACGCGTGTAAAGTGAAAGCTTTCGAGGGTTCAAATCCCTTCCTGTCTGCCATATTTTTATCTTTTAATCACATCAAATTCGATGAAATATCCGGTTGGTTCTTTATTGTCATAGATTTCAGCACGATAACGCATAACGCTAGTGGTGCAAAAACTTAGCATAAAATTTGCCCTAAATTCGCCATTTTCGTCTTTTTGTAAAGGCGAAGCGATGTCGCCCATATACATATTTACGCCTTTAAAGACGATTTCAGGATTTTTGAAATTTGCGTTTAAATTTGAAATTTTTAAAATGTGTTTTTCCATTGCCAAAATCGGTTTTGGCGAGATTTCAAATTTAACTTTTGTGGCGTTAAATTCTTTTTCGCAAATTTGCGAATTTAAATCGCAAGGAAGCGGGGATAATTTTTCACTGCTACCAAATGCAGATCCGCCGTCATCACAACCAAAAAATAACGCACAAATTAGACAAAAAATGCAAATTTTCAATCTCATACCAACTCCAAATTTTTTTGGCGATTATAGCGAAAAAAATAAATTTATTTTTTAATTTTAATACAACTAATTAATTTAAATTTGCTAAAATAATAGAAATTTTTTCTGAAAGGATAAAAAATGGCTCACTTTTTAATCAAACCAGCCAAAGACGGCTGCAAGTTCGATTTTATCAGCACAAACGGACATACTGTTTGCACTTCTGAAGTCTATAAAAGTTTAGACGGCTGCAAAAACGGCATCGAAAGTGTAAAGAAAAATGCCGCTTTGAACAAAGTCGAAGACTTAACCGAAAAAGGCGAAGCCTTAACGCACCCTAAATTCCAAATTTACGAGGATAAAGCCGGTAAATTTAGATTTAGATTAACTGCGCGAAATGGTCAAATCATCGCTGTTAGCGAAGATTTCAAACAAAAAAGCGACTGCAAAAAAGTTGTAGAAATGATTGCAAAAGAAGTCGTAAAAGCGACTGTAAAAAAGGAGAAATAAATGGAAATAAATGATTTGTTAAAATTGGTTTCAGCTTTGCAACAAAGCCAAAAAAATGTCGATAAATTCGAAAAACAACCTGAAAATTTCGTTCAAAAATTTTTGGGTTCAAATATGAATCCTGATACGCTAAATGCGATTATAGCAGGAATCGGTGCAAATTTTTTAGGTCAAAAACAAGCAAACGCAGTCGATAAAGCTTCCGGCATTGATTTTAATTCACTTATAGCAAGACTTGCGGTTGCTAAATTTGATACTAACGGCGACGGAAAGCTAGATTTGGCTGATTTACCGGGACTTGCTAGTAACTTTTTGGGCGGAAATAAACAAAACGCTCAACAACAAAACTCAGGCGGATTAGATCTTGGAATGCTTGGCGCACTTCTAAAAGGTCTAAAATAACAAAATTTGTGCGGAATTTTTTCCGCACAAGCTCTAAATTATAAAAATTCTTATCTCGTTATATTTTATTTAATAAAAATTGATTGCAAATTTAAAAAAAGATATTATTATTCCGTTGTCCGACAAGATAAAAACCTCCTTTTTGTATTGACCCGAGCTCTTCCAACGGCTCGGGTTTTTTTATTTTTACCCTTAATTTTATTAAATTTGCTATAATCGTCTTTTTAAAACAAGGAAAAATTATGCTAACACATTTAGATGAAAATAATATGCCAAAAATGGTTGATGTGGGCGAAAAAGCCGAAACTAAGCGAGTCGCAACAGCTAGCGGGGTTATAAAAATGAGCCGCGAGGCATTTGAAGCGGTGCGAAATAATACCGCAAAAAAAGGTCCTGTTTTGCAAACGGCGGTGGTTGCAGCCATAATGGGAGCAAAAAAAACAAGCGAATTAATCCCGATGACGCACCCGCTTTTTATAAATTCGGTTAAAACAGACATTGAAGAGTTAAGCGAAATTTGTGCGTTTAGACTTTTTGTAACGGTTAAAATTTTTGGCAAAACAGGTGTTGAAATGGAAGCGCTAACAGGCGTTAGCGTGGGACTTTTAACGATTTACGATATGGTAAAAGCAATCGATAAATCAATGGAAATTTCTGAAATTAGACTAGAAAGCAAGAGCGGAGGCAAAAGTGGCGAGTATTTGCGATGTTAATGGTAAAAAACCAAAGATAGAGTATCCAAATTTTTGGCAATACAAAGTGATTTTAGAGACTATCAGGCACGAAAGAGCGCATATCGAAGAGCTTTTAAAGGGCGAAGAGTATAAAATTTCGTTTTCAAATTTTTCAAACGGCGGAAAATTTAGTAGTTTTAATGTCGCTGTGTTGGTTGATAGTGATGAAAAAAGAGTTGAGATTTTTGATAAATTAAGAGCAAATTTCAAATTTGTATTATAGGGGAGTGTGATGAGTAAATTTTTTGATAACCTAAAAGAAAAATTAGGTTCCGCTGAGCTTAGTCAAAGCATTGAAAATTTGGCGTTTGATGAGAGTTTAAGGGCATTTCGTGGGCTTGATAGAGAAGCGAAAAATAAAAAAGCAAGTTCGCTTTTTAGTAAATTTTGCGCAGATTTAAAAAAGCTTGAAATTTTGGACGAAAAAAGCGTAAAAGCTGTTCTTTTGGGGCTTAAAAAGGCGATTTGTGATGAAGAAGAGCAGTATTTATTTAAGCTGATTTACGAAGCCGACAAACTAAAAAAACAAATTTTTGCTCAACGAGCCGAGATGAAAAACGCCGTTTCGAGCGGCTTTGAAGCGATAGAAAATTCGGTTAAAGACGGCAAATTTGACAAAAAAGATGAAATTTTAGGTATCTTAAACGATGTTTTGATAAACGAACTTGATATGAAAGGCATTTTAAAAGAAAGCTCTGAACTTGCCTTTATTTCGGTTATCGAAAATGGTTTGGATATAAAAGAAACTGCGCACGAAGTGGCGAAAAATATCGTTTTTATGTCGATAAATGATGGCGAATTTAAAAAATCTCGCATTTTGCAGATTGCTAAAATCGTTGTTTCAAGGGCGATTTTAGTAGCAAATGAGAGTAAAATTTACGCTAGTGAGCTAATTTGCGGTGCCGTTAGTGGAGCAAACGACGGAATTTTAAAATCAATCGAAAAATTTAAAGACAATCTAAACTTTGCGCCCGATGAGGTGGTGGCGAATTTAGAAGATACAAGAAGTGAAATTCCGCACATTCAGAACGAATTTAGCGCACTTTTAAAAGAGTTTCATGCCAAAGCAGACGAACCTGCAAAAAGTGCGTTGCAAAAGGTTTTAGATGACGAATTTAGCGGATATGCGGGTAAATTTAAGAAAATTTCAACCGAGCTTTCAGATCAAATAAATGCAAAAATCGAAGAGCTTGATTTGGAAAGCAAATACAAAGAAATCGCAAAAATCGGCAATGAAAAATTTGAAGAGCTTAAAAAAGAATTCAATGAAAAAAGTTCTAAATTTATCGAAAATTTGGATTTAGATGAAAAATTTAATGACATTAAAAAAGAATTTTTGGATTTTGAGAAAAAATTGGGTGAAAAATTTAACGAATTTAAAAACTCAGACACGGCAAAAAACTTCAACGAAAAAGCCAAAGAATTTGGCGCAAGAGCCTTTGAAGCTGCGAAAAATTCGCTAAAAACTAAAAAAACAGGCGAAGATAAAAAAGACGAAAATAAATAATCTTTAATTACTAA contains the following coding sequences:
- a CDS encoding polyprenyl synthetase family protein codes for the protein MNILECFKDYLKQNLTKCKSYHPYFEEALNYMLLAGGKHFRAQLLLGVVNAVDKSKFNDAMAVAMALEMIHSYSLIHDDLPSMDNADFRRGIPTIHKKYDEVTAILVGDALNSDAFLRIANANLSDEIKVKCVRILAHNAGSAGMVLGQALDCFFEKTTLELDKLEFLHLRKTGALIAASLELGAIIAGLSDEKAKELYKIGLKIGLAFQIQDDLIDATATSEEAGKPVNHDEFKNSFVNLIGIERSKAYKEKIIAQISENLQNYDENLVNLISNLIEKYLKG
- the moaC gene encoding cyclic pyranopterin monophosphate synthase MoaC gives rise to the protein MMLTHLDENNMPKMVDVGEKAETKRVATASGVIKMSREAFEAVRNNTAKKGPVLQTAVVAAIMGAKKTSELIPMTHPLFINSVKTDIEELSEICAFRLFVTVKIFGKTGVEMEALTGVSVGLLTIYDMVKAIDKSMEISEIRLESKSGGKSGEYLRC
- a CDS encoding YbaB/EbfC family nucleoid-associated protein, producing the protein MFEGFDFSKMGEMVEEMQKKAKEIEEANANKEYSVKSGGGLVAIKINGNGEVMDLNIDDSLFEDKESLQILLISAMNDAVKLIENEKKQTAAQMLGLGNLGNFGL
- the panD gene encoding aspartate 1-decarboxylase; protein product: MTITMMQSKIHRATITDANLNYVGSITIDKNLMKAANLLEFQKVDVLDINNGERFSTYIIKGEKKGEICLNGAAARKVCVGDLVIIVSYADMDANEAKTHKPTIVHVNEKNEIVE
- a CDS encoding UDP-N-acetylmuramoyl-L-alanyl-D-glutamate--2,6-diaminopimelate ligase — encoded protein: MKIQIQNSFITDNSNECENGCFFLQTSANSAFVNSASQNGAKIISIEKAKEMLGIDENIKIVGITGTNGKTTTAAAIYSTLLDLGYKCALTGTRGAFINDKRIDEKGLTTSSVIKTLSYLYEATKQKCEFLVMEVSSHAIAQNRIEGLKFALKIFTNLTQDHLDYHKTFEEYARVKSSFFADESVKLINKDDKFINFNLKNAFTYGIKNPATFSVLAYSVKDSINAVLKTPYGECEIESDLVGEFNLYNIISAFCAVKILTNLENEKIANALANFAGVEGRVEIVSKNPLVIVDFAHTPDGIEKVLNALKDNELIVVFGAGGDRDRTKRPLMGKIAEKFAKICIITSDNPRSENPDEIIEEIYAGMSKFDKILKIADRKEAIKKALSLATNGEVVAILGKGDESTQEIKGVKYPFSDKECVREILKEIK
- a CDS encoding YegP family protein gives rise to the protein MAHFLIKPAKDGCKFDFISTNGHTVCTSEVYKSLDGCKNGIESVKKNAALNKVEDLTEKGEALTHPKFQIYEDKAGKFRFRLTARNGQIIAVSEDFKQKSDCKKVVEMIAKEVVKATVKKEK
- a CDS encoding HP0495 family protein, which produces MASICDVNGKKPKIEYPNFWQYKVILETIRHERAHIEELLKGEEYKISFSNFSNGGKFSSFNVAVLVDSDEKRVEIFDKLRANFKFVL
- the tkt gene encoding transketolase, which gives rise to MRSKISNTIKFLSADMIQKANSGHPGTPMGLSDVMSVLMSKIKHNPKNPKWLNRDRIVFSGGHASALVYSYLYLSGYDLDLDDLKNFRQLHSKTPGHPEITTDGVEIATGPLGQGVANAVGFAMAAKYAANLLNEENNEIIDHKIYCLCGDGDLEEGISYEACALAGRHNLDNLVIIYDSNKITIDGSTDIAWDEDVKVRFEAQGFEVARIDGHNFDQIEFVLDETKNKEKPYLIIANTTIGKGALELEGSHKTHGAPLGEDLIKRAKAELKFDPDKTFVVDEDVLFETRSAVEKGDLEEKLWNEKVAKLSDEKKNLLNSLLNPDFSKVAFPDFSGQKVATRDSNGKILNAIAASVPSFLGGSADLAASNKTELKDMGDFPNGKNLHFGIREHAMAAINNAIARYGLFVPFSATFFIFSDYLKCGARLAALMNLRHYFIFTHDSIGVGEDGPTHEPIEQLATFRSMPNFYTFRPADGNENVECWKEALNLGSPCAFVCSRQGLECLPKAVFGSVKGGAYLVKERENAKITLVASGSEVSLCLKAADILQSEDIEANVVSAPCFELLCKQEKSYLDRVFNKNTKVLAVEAASGLEWYKFADEVLGMKSFGESGNANELFKLFGFSDVNVAKIAKELLNS